One window of Magallana gigas chromosome 2, xbMagGiga1.1, whole genome shotgun sequence genomic DNA carries:
- the LOC105319624 gene encoding uncharacterized protein isoform X5 has protein sequence MRLPILLALLGLFVHNAYLQSLNCYVPADIMILLDGSDSIQDRDWYKMKEFVQLLIDNFDIARDAIHLGMVVYSSRIGDHIGLNSFKDKNMLKLLAGALNHPKDSTNTAKGIEYVREKFRSDGRPGVPKIAIVITDGSSDNPRNTKLQANAAKNEGIKVLAVGVGGHMFKDELRSIASNPSKVFTSPTFGTLITLVSEIRNMVCQVITTTTTTTTTPKIPTQPPIYVPPPKDMICNVPGDIVFLMDGSDSISDVDFMRQKAFVANMVDNFEISPEAIHVGMVVFSTMIGDVIGLQPAKGKPLLKILAKSLKQPKIGTNTAKGIQRVRKMMAEEGRQFAPKLAVVITDGRSTRPQETIREASLAKAEGITMIAIGVGTEIFQDELRQLASSPTQAFEVRDFSKLGEIINTMRDLICQEIKTTTSTTTTTEMPTPPPSRVPPPDGLICNVPADIGILLDGSDSINDRGFIKEKNFAANLINNLDIGPDTIHASVIVYSTLIGQTIPFTPFKPKTLLTILTRNLKQPKVGTNTAKGINKMREYFRTQGRSNAPKVMVIVTDGRSTRPRETIAEAELAKREGIVVIAVGVGTEIFRDELRQIATNERKLFEVSDFAALQRIIIAIRDLICQVITTTPAIQTTTPLPATTTLTPIPNCDVPAEIMFMLQGSQSTDDQSWADSKRFLSTVVNNMYASPSAHHYGAFVYGSAIGDHVGLQPFKDKFELQNYFNSMMKPTSSGSDVAAALKMMREVFREQGRPSAPKIGVMITNEPTSTRRLTMAETDLAKTEGVKLYTIGVGNLVDRGELLNTATSEKHVMLTPNARSLESILPNLRHLICDDIMTPITTRPPRPSHNFTSLCAGCLYDRGTGYNFFPGDCSKFVQCWENNGYVHGVVKQCPFGEFWKQEELKCVPSIHVHCTMDPCLRAPNGFTYGMEESRCRSYWICVDSHSLGSCCAPGTHYVEGMGCMRGLACNDACPPNGGKIYTPCKKQAHWDRRFYMDDVPQQKLVRHCSPGTIFSKEYCTCIPDMEGLIPVLSGDQCKASAYLPFDVDLEDKSGSNTAVMVRNVTMTPYGSAHFTGNSALTLYKYADMSLGNKLLISFKFKFDRWPDSLDHAGRVVHYEKGETHWRFDIQSKTWTRNITIGGGWNAGRLTRMFRKLMGSTNAQQMNLHMIEIANSPDFKALLYHLGFMPDATNALQILRIIFSGQGSNLINQILQKIGNVHGSEEVRKLLYNLLRIEGMNKWIKDHTGGNHKHAFVNWQRFLNSLNLNEKDWNKGGIPGLNVDHNMGKLIADLWRIFVNEHGMNTRDWKDILKITFNGDKNRHFGIEFLGEIEGVLGRNKTIKDLWFDFLKGRNVSVSIFGNYTHGGEAHKKHPHFLRYIEDLVKSGKGGEWLNYVLGGGKIHTDHGGFTHEGVNNIADIWREYVTDARLDQQSSLHPHLTWTLTGGGTGGQRTEIFIDELRNVLANDTVRNHFLDFLKKYDINLVGTGNGWKLVRGGNQNDVGAWLYWLFTQTGNNHGGSGTSTSITWPWFPGGEGLDGWDIGLGFEWIFGPGSSWIGGSSSSGGFSSQRVNSAFGEGWSNMLFGGPSDSHSGESSSGGSSTESLDSILKSLSNGFAGGSGTSSIQDSQEYYSGGFGMGDMFGLLAAEEFLRKKRSTDNVVRHKRQAHAPFHYQSLVGNCHGNNPSIDIAANERNVKMILVTDGSNQPGELILPIVQGWNEVTLVYNGRDMHGMVNNWQGEKKTSIPMRGNIQSRPEGISLGYCPKYDGLQGKIDDFAFYECIPLAIQNKIGRS, from the exons ATGCGCCTGCCGATCTTGCTGGCACTGTTGGGCCTGTTCGTCCACAATGCCTACCTACAGT CACTAAATTGCTATGTCCCCGCTGACATCATGATCCTGCTTGACGGTTCCGACTCCATTCAGGACCGTGACTGGTACAAGATGAAGGAGTTTGTTCAACTTCTCATTGACAATTTCGACATAGCCCGGGACGCCATCCATCTTGGAATGGTGGTCTACAGTTCTCGGATTGGGGATCATATTGGCCTCAACTCATTCAAAGACAAAAACATGCTGAAGCTGTTAGCAGGTGCTCTTAATCACCCGAAAGACAGCACAAACACGGCTAAAGGAATTGAATATGTAAGAGAGAAGTTCCGAAGTGATGGTCGACCAGGTGTTCCGAAAATCGCTATCGTGATCACGGACGGAAGTTCGGACAATCCAAGGAACACAAAACTACAGGCGAATGCGGCTAAAAACGAGGGCATTAAAGTCCTAGCTGTAGGAGTCGGGGGTCATATGTTTAAGGACGAACTTCGGAGCATTGCCTCTAATCCCAGCAAAGTTTTCACCTCTCCAACCTTCGGAACTCTAATCACGCTGGTTTCTGAGATACGAAACATGGTCTGTCAAG TCATTACAACTACAACCACTACCACAACCACTCCTAAGATTCCAACACAGCCGCCTATCTATGTGCCACCACCAAAGG aTATGATCTGCAATGTTCCTGGCGATATCGTTTTCCTCATGGATGGTAGCGACAGTATCAGTGACGTTGACTTCATGCGCCAGAAAGCCTTCGTCGCCAACATGGTGGACAACTTTGAAATCAGTCCAGAGGCAATACATGTAGGCATGGTAGTGTTCTCCACAATGATTGGAGATGTTATAGGCCTACAACCAGCAAAGGGCAAACCGCTACTCAAAATTCTGGCCAAGAGTCTGAAACAACCAAAAATAGGAACTAACACTGCGAAGGGTATACAGAGGGTCAGAAAAATGATGGCGGAGGAAGGTCGACAGTTCGCGCCAAAATTGGCGGTGGTTATTACTGATGGTCGGTCAACTAGGCCGCAAGAGACCATTCGAGAAGCAAGTCTTGCCAAGGCCGAAGGAATTACAATGATAGCTATTGGAGTAGGAACCGAAATCTTCCAAGACGAACTTCGACAGTTGGCGTCTTCACCCACGCAAGCTTTCGAGGTCCGGGATTTCAGTAAGCTAGGAGAAATTATCAACACCATGAGGGATCTCATCTGTCAAG AGATAAAGACCACCACTTCAACAACCACCACTACAGAGATGCCTACCCCACCACCCTCCAGGGTGCCACCACCAGACG GTCTGATCTGTAACGTCCCCGCCGACATTGGTATCTTACTGGACGGCTCTGACAGCATCAATGACCGCGGGTTCATCAAAGAGAAGAACTTTGCTGCCAACCTGATAAACAACCTTGATATCGGTCCGGACACAATCCACGCTAGTGTCATTGTATACAGCACACTGATTGGTCAAACCATTCCCTTCACCCCGTTCAAACCAAAGACCTTGCTAACAATTCTTACCAGAAACTTGAAGCAGCCGAAGGTTGGTACCAATACTGCTAAGGGAATAAACAAAATGAGGGAGTACTTCCGAACACAAGGTCGATCTAACGCACCCAAGGTCATGGTTATCGTCACTGATGGCCGGTCCACCAGGCCAAGGGAGACAATAGCGGAAGCGGAACTAGCAAAACGAGAGGGAATTGTGGTTATTGCTGTCGGTGTTGGAACAGAGATCTTCAGAGACGAACTGAGACAGATTGCCACCAATGAAAGGAAGCTGTTTGAGGTATCCGACTTTGCTGCTTTGCAAAGGATCATCATCGCAATTAGAGATTTGATTTGCCAAG TTATCACCACCACACCAGCTATACAGACGACAACCCCGCTACCGGCCACCACAACACTGACACCAA TTCCAAATTGCGACGTGCCGGCCGAGATCATGTTTATGCTGCAAGGTTCCCAGTCTACGGATGACCAGAGCTGGGCAGACAGTAAGCGATTCCTTAGTACCGTGGTCAACAACATGTACGCCAGTCCCAGCGCTCACCATTACGGAGCCTTCGTCTACGGCAGCGCCATCGGGGACCACGTGGGTCTACAGccattcaaagacaaattcgaaTTGCAGAATTACTTCAACTCTATGATGAAACCGACATCATCTGGTTCAGATGTAGCGGCAG CTTTGAAGATGATGCGAGAGGTGTTCCGAGAACAAGGAAGACCATCAGCTCCAAAGATCGGAGTCATGATCACCAACGAGCCGACATCAACACGGCGTCTTACAATGGCGGAAACCGACCTGGCTAAAACGGAGGGCGTGAAGCTTTATACTATAGGCGTTGGAAACTTGGTGGATAGAGGCGAACTGCTGAATACAGCCACCAGTGAAAAACACGTCATGCTTACCCCGAACGCTAGAAGCCTGGAATCTATTTTACCAAACCTTCGACATTTGATATGTGATG ATATCATGACCCCGATCACAACAAGACCTCCACGTCCGTCGCATAACTTCACAA GTCTGTGTGCAGGATGTCTCTATGACAGAGGAACAGGGTACAACTTCTTCCCCGGAGACTGCAGCAAGTTCGTGCAGTGCTGGGAAAATAATGGCTATGTACATGGCGTCGTGAAGCAATGTCCATTTGGAGAGTTCTGGAAACAGGAGGAATTAAAGTGTGTCCCATCTATACATGTTCACTGTACAATGG ACCCCTGCTTACGCGCTCCCAATGGATTCACGTACGGAATGGAGGAATCCCGCTGTCGTTCGTACTGGATCTGTGTTGATAGTCACAGTCTTGGGTCATGCTGCGCTCCTGGGACCCACTATGTCGAGGGCATGGGATGCATGCGGGGATTGGCATGCAACGATGCTTGTCCTCCGAATGGCGGGAAAATCTATACAC cGTGCAAGAAACAGGCCCATTGGGATAGGAGATTCTACATGGACGATGTCCCGCAACAGAAACTTGTCCGCCATTGTTCTCCTGGAACAATATTCAGCAAAGAATACTGTACCTGTATTCCTGATATGGAGGGACTAATTCCTGTACTTTCTGGAG ATCAATGTAAAGCGTCCGCCTACCTTCCTTTTGACGTCGATTTGGAGGACAAGTCTGGATCCAACACTGCAGTGATGGTGAGGAACGTTACCATGACACCCTACGGAAGCGCCCATTTCACGGGCAACAGCGCGCTGACCCTGTACAAGTATGCAGATATGAGCCTCGGAAACAAACTTCTCATCAGCTTTAAGTTCAAGTTTGACCGTTGGCCCGACAGTTTAGACCACGCAG gtAGAGTTGTACATTATGAGAAGGGCGAGACACATTGGAGATTTGACATACAAAGCAAGACATGGACTCGTAACATTACAATCGGCGGAGGATGGAATGCAGGCAGACTTACAAGAATGTTCCGGAAGCTGATGGGTTCAACAAATGCACAGCAAATGAATCTGCACATGATTGAGATCGCCAACTCTCCTGATTTCAAGGCTTTACTCTACCATCTAGGATTTATGCCAGATGCAACAAATGCTCTTCAAATCCTGCGCATTATATTCTCTGGACAGGGATCTAATTTGATCAACCAGATATTGCAGAAAATTGGAAACGTTCATGGGTCAGAAGAAGTTAGAAAACTTCTATACAATCTTCTTCGAATTGAGGGCATGAATAAATGGATTAAAGACCATACAGGGGGAAACCATAAGCATGCATTTGTCAACTGGCAGAGATTCCTAAATTCACTCAACCTGAACGAAAAAGACTGGAACAAAGGCGGGATCCCTGGATTAAATGTTGATCACAACATGGGAAAACTTATAGCTGATCTTTGGAGGATATTTGTCAATGAACATGGAATGAATACGAGAGATTGGAAAGACATTTTGAAGATTACCTTTAATGGTGATAAGAATAGACACTTCGGAATAGAATTTTTAGGTGAAATTGAAGGAGTACTTGGACGTAATAAAACCATTAAAGATCTGTGGTTTGACTTTTTGAAAGGAAGAAACGTGAGTGTTTCCATCTTTGGAAATTACACACACGGTGGTGAGGCTCATAAGAAACATCCACACTTTCTCCGCTACATAGAAGATCTGGTAAAAAGTGGCAAAGGTGGCGAATGGCTGAACTACGTACTGGGAGGAGGAAAAATACATACAGACCACGGAGGATTCACGCACGAAGGTGTTAACAACATTGCAGACATCTGGAGAGAGTACGTAACAGACGCCAGACTAGACCAGCAGTCCTCCTTACATCCACATCTTACTTGGACTCTCACTGGCGGAGGAACAGGTGGAcagagaactgaaattttcatcGATGAATTAAGGAACGTACTAGCAAACGATACAGTTCGAAACCACTTCCTagactttttaaagaaatatgacatcaaccTTGTCGGAACTGGTAATGGGTGGAAACTCGTCCGTGGAGGCAACCAGAATGATGTTGGTGCATGGTTATACTGGCTTTTTACTCAGACTGGCAACAACCACGGTGGATCCGGAACAAGTACATCCATCACTTGGCCTTGGTTCCCAGGGGGAGAAGGACTAGACGGTTGGGATATCGGTCTAGGGTTTGAGTGGATATTTGGTCCAG GTTCTTCTTGGATAGGGGGATCGTCTTCGTCGGGGGGCTTCAGCAGTCAGAGAGTGAACTCGGCGTTTGGGGAGGGCTGGTCTAACATGCTCTTCGGCGGCCCGTCTGATTCTCATTCTGGCGAGAGTTCGTCCGGTGGTTCGTCCACCGAGTCATTAGACTCAATTTTGAAAAGTCTCTCTAATGGTTTCGCAGGTGGTTCTGGAACCAGTTCTATACAGGATAGCCAGGAGTATTATTCAGGAGGATTTGGAATGGGTGACATGTTTGGATTACTTGCTGCCGAAGAATTCCTGAGGAAAAAACGATCTACAGATAATGTTGTTCGACATAAGCGTCAGGCGCATGCGCCTTTCCACTACCAATCATTGGTTGGTAATTGTCATGGCAACAATCCGTCAATAGATATTGCAGCCAATGAAAGGaatgtgaaaatgattttagtGACGGATGGAAGCAACCAACCTGGTGAACTTATTCTTCCAATT GTTCAAGGCTGGAATGAAGTTACATTAGTATACAACGGCAGAGATATGCATGGAATGGTGAATAATTGGCAAGGGGAAAAGAAAACATCAATACCAATGAGAG GTAATATTCAGTCACGTCCAGAGGGGATTTCTCTTGGATATTGTCCAAAATACGATGGTCTCCAAGGAAAAATCGACGAT
- the LOC105319624 gene encoding uncharacterized protein isoform X6 produces the protein MRLPILLALLGLFVHNAYLQSLNCYVPADIMILLDGSDSIQDRDWYKMKEFVQLLIDNFDIARDAIHLGMVVYSSRIGDHIGLNSFKDKNMLKLLAGALNHPKDSTNTAKGIEYVREKFRSDGRPGVPKIAIVITDGSSDNPRNTKLQANAAKNEGIKVLAVGVGGHMFKDELRSIASNPSKVFTSPTFGTLITLVSEIRNMVCQVITTTTTTTTTPKIPTQPPIYVPPPKDMICNVPGDIVFLMDGSDSISDVDFMRQKAFVANMVDNFEISPEAIHVGMVVFSTMIGDVIGLQPAKGKPLLKILAKSLKQPKIGTNTAKGIQRVRKMMAEEGRQFAPKLAVVITDGRSTRPQETIREASLAKAEGITMIAIGVGTEIFQDELRQLASSPTQAFEVRDFSKLGEIINTMRDLICQEIKTTTSTTTTTEMPTPPPSRVPPPDGLICNVPADIGILLDGSDSINDRGFIKEKNFAANLINNLDIGPDTIHASVIVYSTLIGQTIPFTPFKPKTLLTILTRNLKQPKVGTNTAKGINKMREYFRTQGRSNAPKVMVIVTDGRSTRPRETIAEAELAKREGIVVIAVGVGTEIFRDELRQIATNERKLFEVSDFAALQRIIIAIRDLICQVITTTPAIQTTTPLPATTTLTPIPNCDVPAEIMFMLQGSQSTDDQSWADSKRFLSTVVNNMYASPSAHHYGAFVYGSAIGDHVGLQPFKDKFELQNYFNSMMKPTSSGSDVAAALKMMREVFREQGRPSAPKIGVMITNEPTSTRRLTMAETDLAKTEGVKLYTIGVGNLVDRGELLNTATSEKHVMLTPNARSLESILPNLRHLICDDIMTPITTRPPRPSHNFTSLCAGCLYDRGTGYNFFPGDCSKFVQCWENNGYVHGVVKQCPFGEFWKQEELKCVPSIHVHCTMDPCLRAPNGFTYGMEESRCRSYWICVDSHSLGSCCAPGTHYVEGMGCMRGLACNDACPPNGGKIYTPCKKQAHWDRRFYMDDVPQQKLVRHCSPGTIFSKEYCTCIPDMEGLIPVLSGDQCKASAYLPFDVDLEDKSGSNTAVMVRNVTMTPYGSAHFTGNSALTLYKYADMSLGNKLLISFKFKFDRWPDSLDHAGRVVHYEKGETHWRFDIQSKTWTRNITIGGGWNAGRLTRMFRKLMGSTNAQQMNLHMIEIANSPDFKALLYHLGFMPDATNALQILRIIFSGQGSNLINQILQKIGNVHGSEEVRKLLYNLLRIEGMNKWIKDHTGGNHKHAFVNWQRFLNSLNLNEKDWNKGGIPGLNVDHNMGKLIADLWRIFVNEHGMNTRDWKDILKITFNGDKNRHFGIEFLGEIEGVLGRNKTIKDLWFDFLKGRNVSVSIFGNYTHGGEAHKKHPHFLRYIEDLVKSGKGGEWLNYVLGGGKIHTDHGGFTHEGVNNIADIWREYVTDARLDQQSSLHPHLTWTLTGGGTGGQRTEIFIDELRNVLANDTVRNHFLDFLKKYDINLVGTGNGWKLVRGGNQNDVGAWLYWLFTQTGNNHGGSGTSTSITWPWFPGGEGLDGWDIGLGFEWIFGPGGSGTSSIQDSQEYYSGGFGMGDMFGLLAAEEFLRKKRSTDNVVRHKRQAHAPFHYQSLVGNCHGNNPSIDIAANERNVKMILVTDGSNQPGELILPIVQGWNEVTLVYNGRDMHGMVNNWQGEKKTSIPMRGNIQSRPEGISLGYCPKYDGLQGKIDDFAFYECIPLAIQNKIGRS, from the exons ATGCGCCTGCCGATCTTGCTGGCACTGTTGGGCCTGTTCGTCCACAATGCCTACCTACAGT CACTAAATTGCTATGTCCCCGCTGACATCATGATCCTGCTTGACGGTTCCGACTCCATTCAGGACCGTGACTGGTACAAGATGAAGGAGTTTGTTCAACTTCTCATTGACAATTTCGACATAGCCCGGGACGCCATCCATCTTGGAATGGTGGTCTACAGTTCTCGGATTGGGGATCATATTGGCCTCAACTCATTCAAAGACAAAAACATGCTGAAGCTGTTAGCAGGTGCTCTTAATCACCCGAAAGACAGCACAAACACGGCTAAAGGAATTGAATATGTAAGAGAGAAGTTCCGAAGTGATGGTCGACCAGGTGTTCCGAAAATCGCTATCGTGATCACGGACGGAAGTTCGGACAATCCAAGGAACACAAAACTACAGGCGAATGCGGCTAAAAACGAGGGCATTAAAGTCCTAGCTGTAGGAGTCGGGGGTCATATGTTTAAGGACGAACTTCGGAGCATTGCCTCTAATCCCAGCAAAGTTTTCACCTCTCCAACCTTCGGAACTCTAATCACGCTGGTTTCTGAGATACGAAACATGGTCTGTCAAG TCATTACAACTACAACCACTACCACAACCACTCCTAAGATTCCAACACAGCCGCCTATCTATGTGCCACCACCAAAGG aTATGATCTGCAATGTTCCTGGCGATATCGTTTTCCTCATGGATGGTAGCGACAGTATCAGTGACGTTGACTTCATGCGCCAGAAAGCCTTCGTCGCCAACATGGTGGACAACTTTGAAATCAGTCCAGAGGCAATACATGTAGGCATGGTAGTGTTCTCCACAATGATTGGAGATGTTATAGGCCTACAACCAGCAAAGGGCAAACCGCTACTCAAAATTCTGGCCAAGAGTCTGAAACAACCAAAAATAGGAACTAACACTGCGAAGGGTATACAGAGGGTCAGAAAAATGATGGCGGAGGAAGGTCGACAGTTCGCGCCAAAATTGGCGGTGGTTATTACTGATGGTCGGTCAACTAGGCCGCAAGAGACCATTCGAGAAGCAAGTCTTGCCAAGGCCGAAGGAATTACAATGATAGCTATTGGAGTAGGAACCGAAATCTTCCAAGACGAACTTCGACAGTTGGCGTCTTCACCCACGCAAGCTTTCGAGGTCCGGGATTTCAGTAAGCTAGGAGAAATTATCAACACCATGAGGGATCTCATCTGTCAAG AGATAAAGACCACCACTTCAACAACCACCACTACAGAGATGCCTACCCCACCACCCTCCAGGGTGCCACCACCAGACG GTCTGATCTGTAACGTCCCCGCCGACATTGGTATCTTACTGGACGGCTCTGACAGCATCAATGACCGCGGGTTCATCAAAGAGAAGAACTTTGCTGCCAACCTGATAAACAACCTTGATATCGGTCCGGACACAATCCACGCTAGTGTCATTGTATACAGCACACTGATTGGTCAAACCATTCCCTTCACCCCGTTCAAACCAAAGACCTTGCTAACAATTCTTACCAGAAACTTGAAGCAGCCGAAGGTTGGTACCAATACTGCTAAGGGAATAAACAAAATGAGGGAGTACTTCCGAACACAAGGTCGATCTAACGCACCCAAGGTCATGGTTATCGTCACTGATGGCCGGTCCACCAGGCCAAGGGAGACAATAGCGGAAGCGGAACTAGCAAAACGAGAGGGAATTGTGGTTATTGCTGTCGGTGTTGGAACAGAGATCTTCAGAGACGAACTGAGACAGATTGCCACCAATGAAAGGAAGCTGTTTGAGGTATCCGACTTTGCTGCTTTGCAAAGGATCATCATCGCAATTAGAGATTTGATTTGCCAAG TTATCACCACCACACCAGCTATACAGACGACAACCCCGCTACCGGCCACCACAACACTGACACCAA TTCCAAATTGCGACGTGCCGGCCGAGATCATGTTTATGCTGCAAGGTTCCCAGTCTACGGATGACCAGAGCTGGGCAGACAGTAAGCGATTCCTTAGTACCGTGGTCAACAACATGTACGCCAGTCCCAGCGCTCACCATTACGGAGCCTTCGTCTACGGCAGCGCCATCGGGGACCACGTGGGTCTACAGccattcaaagacaaattcgaaTTGCAGAATTACTTCAACTCTATGATGAAACCGACATCATCTGGTTCAGATGTAGCGGCAG CTTTGAAGATGATGCGAGAGGTGTTCCGAGAACAAGGAAGACCATCAGCTCCAAAGATCGGAGTCATGATCACCAACGAGCCGACATCAACACGGCGTCTTACAATGGCGGAAACCGACCTGGCTAAAACGGAGGGCGTGAAGCTTTATACTATAGGCGTTGGAAACTTGGTGGATAGAGGCGAACTGCTGAATACAGCCACCAGTGAAAAACACGTCATGCTTACCCCGAACGCTAGAAGCCTGGAATCTATTTTACCAAACCTTCGACATTTGATATGTGATG ATATCATGACCCCGATCACAACAAGACCTCCACGTCCGTCGCATAACTTCACAA GTCTGTGTGCAGGATGTCTCTATGACAGAGGAACAGGGTACAACTTCTTCCCCGGAGACTGCAGCAAGTTCGTGCAGTGCTGGGAAAATAATGGCTATGTACATGGCGTCGTGAAGCAATGTCCATTTGGAGAGTTCTGGAAACAGGAGGAATTAAAGTGTGTCCCATCTATACATGTTCACTGTACAATGG ACCCCTGCTTACGCGCTCCCAATGGATTCACGTACGGAATGGAGGAATCCCGCTGTCGTTCGTACTGGATCTGTGTTGATAGTCACAGTCTTGGGTCATGCTGCGCTCCTGGGACCCACTATGTCGAGGGCATGGGATGCATGCGGGGATTGGCATGCAACGATGCTTGTCCTCCGAATGGCGGGAAAATCTATACAC cGTGCAAGAAACAGGCCCATTGGGATAGGAGATTCTACATGGACGATGTCCCGCAACAGAAACTTGTCCGCCATTGTTCTCCTGGAACAATATTCAGCAAAGAATACTGTACCTGTATTCCTGATATGGAGGGACTAATTCCTGTACTTTCTGGAG ATCAATGTAAAGCGTCCGCCTACCTTCCTTTTGACGTCGATTTGGAGGACAAGTCTGGATCCAACACTGCAGTGATGGTGAGGAACGTTACCATGACACCCTACGGAAGCGCCCATTTCACGGGCAACAGCGCGCTGACCCTGTACAAGTATGCAGATATGAGCCTCGGAAACAAACTTCTCATCAGCTTTAAGTTCAAGTTTGACCGTTGGCCCGACAGTTTAGACCACGCAG gtAGAGTTGTACATTATGAGAAGGGCGAGACACATTGGAGATTTGACATACAAAGCAAGACATGGACTCGTAACATTACAATCGGCGGAGGATGGAATGCAGGCAGACTTACAAGAATGTTCCGGAAGCTGATGGGTTCAACAAATGCACAGCAAATGAATCTGCACATGATTGAGATCGCCAACTCTCCTGATTTCAAGGCTTTACTCTACCATCTAGGATTTATGCCAGATGCAACAAATGCTCTTCAAATCCTGCGCATTATATTCTCTGGACAGGGATCTAATTTGATCAACCAGATATTGCAGAAAATTGGAAACGTTCATGGGTCAGAAGAAGTTAGAAAACTTCTATACAATCTTCTTCGAATTGAGGGCATGAATAAATGGATTAAAGACCATACAGGGGGAAACCATAAGCATGCATTTGTCAACTGGCAGAGATTCCTAAATTCACTCAACCTGAACGAAAAAGACTGGAACAAAGGCGGGATCCCTGGATTAAATGTTGATCACAACATGGGAAAACTTATAGCTGATCTTTGGAGGATATTTGTCAATGAACATGGAATGAATACGAGAGATTGGAAAGACATTTTGAAGATTACCTTTAATGGTGATAAGAATAGACACTTCGGAATAGAATTTTTAGGTGAAATTGAAGGAGTACTTGGACGTAATAAAACCATTAAAGATCTGTGGTTTGACTTTTTGAAAGGAAGAAACGTGAGTGTTTCCATCTTTGGAAATTACACACACGGTGGTGAGGCTCATAAGAAACATCCACACTTTCTCCGCTACATAGAAGATCTGGTAAAAAGTGGCAAAGGTGGCGAATGGCTGAACTACGTACTGGGAGGAGGAAAAATACATACAGACCACGGAGGATTCACGCACGAAGGTGTTAACAACATTGCAGACATCTGGAGAGAGTACGTAACAGACGCCAGACTAGACCAGCAGTCCTCCTTACATCCACATCTTACTTGGACTCTCACTGGCGGAGGAACAGGTGGAcagagaactgaaattttcatcGATGAATTAAGGAACGTACTAGCAAACGATACAGTTCGAAACCACTTCCTagactttttaaagaaatatgacatcaaccTTGTCGGAACTGGTAATGGGTGGAAACTCGTCCGTGGAGGCAACCAGAATGATGTTGGTGCATGGTTATACTGGCTTTTTACTCAGACTGGCAACAACCACGGTGGATCCGGAACAAGTACATCCATCACTTGGCCTTGGTTCCCAGGGGGAGAAGGACTAGACGGTTGGGATATCGGTCTAGGGTTTGAGTGGATATTTGGTCCAG GTGGTTCTGGAACCAGTTCTATACAGGATAGCCAGGAGTATTATTCAGGAGGATTTGGAATGGGTGACATGTTTGGATTACTTGCTGCCGAAGAATTCCTGAGGAAAAAACGATCTACAGATAATGTTGTTCGACATAAGCGTCAGGCGCATGCGCCTTTCCACTACCAATCATTGGTTGGTAATTGTCATGGCAACAATCCGTCAATAGATATTGCAGCCAATGAAAGGaatgtgaaaatgattttagtGACGGATGGAAGCAACCAACCTGGTGAACTTATTCTTCCAATT GTTCAAGGCTGGAATGAAGTTACATTAGTATACAACGGCAGAGATATGCATGGAATGGTGAATAATTGGCAAGGGGAAAAGAAAACATCAATACCAATGAGAG GTAATATTCAGTCACGTCCAGAGGGGATTTCTCTTGGATATTGTCCAAAATACGATGGTCTCCAAGGAAAAATCGACGAT